Within Dermacentor albipictus isolate Rhodes 1998 colony chromosome 3, USDA_Dalb.pri_finalv2, whole genome shotgun sequence, the genomic segment aaaacaaagcaacGAAATTTAGACATTACTAATGCTAATGCATCCAGTGACCATTTTTACGCATCTAGGGACAACCAGCagcaagtcaagtcaagtcaatttatttcagcatttcttttgtacaaacagaaggaTGCTAGGACAAGCACAAACAGCTGCGAAGCTGCAGCTTGACTGGGTGCTTGCCCCATCATTTGGCAGAAACCAGAGACAGAAAATAcatttgagtgaaaaaaaaatatttacagattTCAATTGGTCATGTGACAGCATGGGAAAAAAACACAAAGTACGTCATATAAAATACTGAAAAATCTGTAGCGACTGCTCTGTTATAGTATGTCACTGAAGAATATATAATGAACAGTAGCGCACAGAACAGCAGAAAACAGAAAATGCTAAACACATGACGTAAAATAATTAGAAACCTCTCTACAAGAAAATTGAACAGAAGTACAACATAAATATTTCAATTCGATGTAGTAGTCCAATCATACAGTCAACGAACGGTCGATATCTTGTAAGAGCACCAGCGATTTAGTAGAAAAGTTTTCCATCTTTTGCGGGTTAAGTTATCTATGTCGATATTGTCTTTTTCCAGGTCACCTAAAAGGGTAGCTATGCGCGATTTTAACCTGTTTTTTCCATGACATGTTCTTGAAAAGGGAGTCAGCCAAGTGCTTCTATTTCTGAGCGTATAGGGTATGTCGGATGGTTTTGTTAAGGTGCATAAAGTAAGAAAGGTTTTGCGTTTTGCTTAAGACTGTTTTTGTATTTCAATAGTAGAGTAAAGTCATACAATAGCTGAAATGGAAGTATGCCATATTTTAGAAACAGATCCTTTGTATGCGCATCGTGTACTACATTCGCAATATGACGCAGTGCCCTTTTCTGTAGAGTACACATTTTCTGAATGTTCCTCCGTGAAGTAGTTCCCCATATAAGAGTACAGTAGTTAATGTGAGTTGCAAAGAGAGCGTTATAAAGCAATAATTTAATCTTGTCCGTCAGTACATGACGAAGCCTAGAAAGCACACCGCACGCTCGTGACAGACTTGCACATACTCGATGTACATGAGCATTCCAGCTTAAGTGTTCTGTAAAAATAACTCCTAGTGTTTGAACCTCACTCACAACAGCTATTTTTTCACTCCCTAGGTACAGATCAAGTGAATGGTTAACTGGTTTTTGAGAAGGTGTGaataaaattgattttttttgtattaatttcaagtgaatttgCCATACTCCAGGTGTGCTTTTGAACTGTTGAGTTTGCTAAGCAAGAGAGCTCGTGAACATCGTATGCTTGGATGAATATGGTTGAGTCATCGGCAAAAATAATGAACTGCGCATTGTTACTAACTTTTACtatatcatttatatataggTTAAATCAGATCGGCCCTAATATgctcccctggggtacacctgcaACAATCTCTTCTAAAGAGCAAAGTTGATTTGTGATTGCTACTGCTTGTTCCCTATGCTTTAAGTACGATTGTAAAAGAGAAAGAGGTAGGCCACGAAACCCATAGTATTCTAATTTAGCAAACAAGGTTCGATAACTTATTCTATCGAAAGCCTTGGAGAAGTCCACAAAGATGCCTAGCGTTAATTTTTTGTCTTCAAAACCACGTAATAttacttctttctgtgttagcaAAGCGAGTTCTGTGGATATGCGCTGGCGGAAGCCGAACTGTTGTGGTGATATAAGAGAGTGTTTTTCGCAGAATGAGGCGATTCTTTTACCAACTACTTTTTCCAAACCCTTAGAAAAAACTGGGAGAACAGAAAGGGGTCGATAATTTGAAAAATCGTTTTTGTCCCCGCTCTTGTATGAAACTTACTTTCGCGTGCTGCATTTTTTCAGGAAACATGCCTGTAGAAAGAGAAATGCTATATATGTGGTTAAGCACGTGCACAAGAAAGTCAAGTACATACTTTATTGGCCGTATTTGAAGACCATCAATATCTCGAGCTTTACTAATCTTTAGGTTTGAGAATATGGAGTAAATTTCCTGGGATGTAGTCGGAGAAAATAATGCGGAGTGAATGTTTGAACCTAACATTCACTCCGCATTTTAAAAGCTCATAGCTGCGTTGTTGTGGACGCCTGACACTAAATTAGTAAAGTATGTATTAAATTGGTCAGCTAGCTCTCGGCCCTTCATAAGCCTATTATTGGATGTAAGCTGTAGTTCATTGAACCGACTACTACGATTCAACAGCTTGTTAAGTTCGCGCCATAAAGCTTCCCCTCGGCCGGTACATCGTAAGAACAAGTTTTCGTAATACAAATGTTTCGTACTGCGCAAATGTTTTGTTAGATAATTTCTAAATTTTTTAAATGAGGCTAAGTCAGTAGGATCCCGTGTGTGCATGAATTTTGAGtacattgcattcttttttttattaagtCCATACATTCAAGTGTAAGCCATGGCTTCCTGATTTTCTTAGGCTTACTTATCGTTCTAGGTCAAAACGAGTTGTCATACGGTATTTTTAAAATTTCCATAAAATTTACATACGCCTCATCAGCATCTGTGCATTGAAATACTGGTGTCCaatttatgttttctattttatgACGAAACATATCCAGCATTCTTGTGTTAATATCTTGTATAATAAATGTATCGGGATTATCTGTTCCGTTTCTTTGTAACTCATTTTGTTTGCAAAACATAAATATGGGCAAGTGATCACTCACATATGCGGCAATGACGCCCGAAGCAATGTTGCAGTCTGTGAAATTGGTTATGAACAAGTCCAAAAGGGTTTCAGAAACGCAACTAATGCGTGTGGGTTCTGATATGACGTTCATGCAGTCAAACGAGGCAAGGAACAGTTGTAACTCACGGGAATGAGGTGTGGGTTGTAGAATAGTGATATTACAAACACCACCTATTACCAAGTCTAGCTTATTAGAAGAGGAACAGTCGAGCAGTTTTTCTAGGAAAACAAGAAAACTCGCAATATTTCCATCAGGAGGGCGGTAGACAATTGCAAAAAGACGTTTTCCGCATTGCACGGCTAGTGTTTCATAATCATCGGTAATGTTAGAAAAGTCACTAATAATTGAACATGAGAGTTTAGTGGGTACAAGTTGCGCTAGCCCCCACCTCGACGGTGCTTTCTATTTAAAAAGAACGTGTTAAAACCAGGCAAATGCAACACGTCCATATCAGAAACGTACCAAGTTTCTGTTATCATGATTACATGAAAATCTACgttgaatgaagaaagaaatgcTGTTAGGATGTCATGTTTGTTTACTGTGGATTGCGCATTACAGTGTAGAAAACCTAGATAATCGCGTTCAAAAGGGCATACTACATCTTTTGGGTCAGTCACTGTAAGCCGTCAGACAGTGTTTACGTAGGCTTATCCGTAACTGTCTACTCCATTTTGTCCAAATCATTTTCGCAGGTGATCCGAATCACGTGAGACGCTTCTGTTTTTCTAGCGAACACCTTCCCTCCCTTCGTCCAAGCGAATTTCCAGttcagtgctttctttttttgcaatcgTCATCCCAAGCAGCTTCTTTAACTGGGGACACAAGTGTTCGTTCGAGAACACGGGTTCTCTCACGCTATATCCTAGATCCTGTGTGGTGAACCTCGTTTTTCGCGCCTTCTCAACGACTAGATCACGCTTCGATCGGCGACTGAAAGCTACAACAATATTTTGGCTGGCATTGTCCTTTCGGTTCGGAGTACGGTGACACACTTCAATGTCCTGCTCGCTTAGCGATACGCCAATCGTATCGCCAATCTTTCTAACTACTTCCACAAGATTTTCATTCTTTGACAGCGGGATTCCCTTGATTTCTATGTTTCTATTTCTGGAGTACTGGTCCTGAGCCACTATTTGCAAGCTTGTTTCATGGGCTTGTTTTTGTAGAGCGGCAAGCTCACGTTTCAGTGTCTCCTGCATGACCTTCAGatctgcattttctttccttgTGTTTTCACACTCTTTCTTAAGGCTGTCATATTCCTTGCTGACAAATTCCAAGCTGTTCCTTAACTCTCTTATGTCTTTCCGAAATTCACGTTTCAGATCAGCCAGCTCTCGTTTAAGGTCAGCGACGTCGCTTCCCATCACCGTAGTTGATCATGGCAAGGGCTCGAGATGGGCTTACAACggcaaatgaagcagcaaaaAGGCAaatggcagcagaggcagcaagaaaacaagaaaaaaaagagaagcaaatTGTTTCACCAAACCTGTGAATGTCAGTAGATTCTTAGCCACTGCTCTgcccgctgcctctgctgccaagtgTCCGAGACGCCGATCGGAGCGTTGTTTTATCGGGTCCAGCAGGTGACGTTAGCCACACGTGATCCCGAAGGTAGGCTGTGCGTCTTTCGCTGCAGTAGTCGGTGCAGATGCACTCAGCCAGCCACAGTCCGGGTTCTGAACGAGTTCCACAGTCGACGGCTACCGGTCTACAGATGGCTTCAAGGGTCACCCAAACCTGTGAGTGTAAGTAGATTCTTAGCCACTGCTCTGCCCGCCGCCTCTGCTGCCAAGTGTCCGAGAAGCCGATCGGAGCGTTGTTTTATCGGGTCCAGCAGGTGACGTTAGCCACACGTGATCCCGAAAGTAGGCTGTGCGTCTTTCGCTGCAGTAGTCGGTGCAGATGCACTCAGCCAGCCACAGTCCGGGTTCTGAACGAGTTCCACAGTCCACGGCTGCCGGTCTACAGATGGCTTCCAGGGTCACCCAAACCTGTGAATGTAAGTAGATTCTTAGCCACTGCTCTGCCCGCCGCCTCTGCTGCCAAGTGTCCGAGAAGCCGATCGGAGCGTTGTTTTATCGGGTCCAGCAGGTGACGTCAGCCACTCGTGGTCCCGAAAGTAGGCTGTGCGTCTTTCGCTGCAGTACCGAGAAGCGGATCGGAGCGTTGTTTTATCGGGTCCAGTAGGTGACGTCAGCCACACGTGGTCCCGAAAGTAGGCTGTTCGTCTTTCGCTGCAGTAGTCGGTGCAGATGCACTCAGCCAGCCACAGTCCGGGTCCTGAATGAGTTCCACAGTCCACGGCTGCCGGTCTACAGATGGCTTCAAGGGTCACCCAAACCTGTGAATGTAAGTAGATTCTTAGGCACTGCTCTGCCCGCCGCCTCTGCTGCCGTGTCCTCGGTCTAGTCATCATTCGTTTTCTGCGCATTGGACGACTCCAGATGAATTTAGTCAAGTAACGACATTTTTGAAGTGTGCAAGCGCTGTCTTAGACTATAGTGATCCTTTTAAAGTAAAACTAATTTTGGATGAAGTATCGTCAGTTTTGGCACTCATCATTAAGAAATTGTTGTCTGCGGCGGTGTTTCCGAATTGTCTTAAAGCCGGTAGAACAGTACCTGTTTTCAACAAAGGTGACCAGACTTGAGTAGGCAATGACAGGCCAATTTGTATCCTTCCTTttacggcaaagtgatgaaaaaCTGAAGAAATAAGGAAGCTATCGGCACAGGAGTAACTATGGAATATGGATTTATCGATCTGACAGACGCCTTCGACACTACAATCATATTACATACTAGTTGTTAAGCTCGAATCATTCGGCATATCTGGTCCTCCGCTAAAATTTATGAGGAACGACTTGAGTAACCGGTCCCAAATGGTGGCAGCTTAACGGCCATCTCTCATTTACATATCTCTACGAGGTTAAGGGCCGTCTCGTCTGCTGAGTGCGCGTTTGATAAGTTTCAGAGATCAGGtcaagcgcctggcagattctggttacccgatgcgtaTGCTGACCTCTGTCGTGGAGGGCTGAAGCAGGAAGTGCAAAAGCACGTCGAATGGGAACAGTgccaatgctagagcaaagaaagttgctgtggtactatacattcattgcattacacataatctcagaagaatagcggcgaaatcggggGTTGACGTGGTGTTCTtggcccctgagcgtctacagaagctatgcaaacaggttaataccgagaataacaaaaggcaccATGTTCTACTCAACATCCCAAACAATTTGTGACCTGCActgataacgttgtctatgccattcccCTTTCATGCGGAAGAACGCatgttggtcaaaccggcagatacATCAATGAGGGATTAAAAGAGCATcgatataacgtcactagggtaatctcgggtcatttgggtattcgctgccgagattgttcctgcaagcccatgtttgaaagtacttccATTCCGCatagggctcatagcaggatgatgagggagattgtggaggcctacgAGATTGCAAAATTAAAGGAAAAGTGCGTAACCAAGCCTTCAGTAAATCTGTAAATGAGTTACGATTGCTCGGTTAATCTTTGTGACCACTGCTGTACATGTTTTcaccatgccttgcacacgtgtacggtTAATCGAAATGCAACACAGAATGTTCTTTTTGCTGTCACGCTTGTTGCCACtcgtacggtatatatttatcgatgcgtgcgaaaatcaaatctatagttgaaagtgaagcgccgtgtctgtgtatctgtttctacgtccttgttcaatcGCGCTTATACAGTCTACCACTGATAATTTATCCACAGTTGTATATAGGCTGATCACGCGCAACATCTACATTGAATGTATTTATCCTTAAAACATTAATAACAACCAGGGTAACCGGCTTTTCCTGCGCAATAATCTCGCCTGTCGTAAAGACGGCAAGTTCACAACTTTCTCTGGCATAAGCAATTGTGTGGAATTCATTAGAAATCATCCCACAACGTTGTTCGTGCATTCTCTGTGCGCAGCAATATTTCGGCCAGGAATGAACCGACTCCTAAGAATCTTCAAATTAACTGTGAATATTTCTGTTAATTTGCTGTATGCCTTTTGTTTTTGTATCAGTAATTGATATTTATTGATAATAAAATGAGTTTATCTCTCATGTCGGGTTAATTCTCCATGTTAATATTTGTTATTCTCCTTATTCACACAAATTTATTTTCACGTTCAATAATTAGCATTACCATTACCTTCTGTATCCATTTTCTTGTCATAGATAATCAACTTacgttattattgttattattcacATGTACGTATTTTTGGTGGTTTTTGTATAGCAACCCGATTTATATAATCATAGGAGGTTCTCCTAGCAGTTTTCTTTTTAAAACTCTGGGACCTCTTGCTGTAATATTCCTACCCTGTAACTTACACATGACCGTTGCAGTAAAGTTGGCTTGAATGCGCGCGTTCCCATTCTGTGCAGCTACTTAGTACGTGCGCTCGTTTGCTGTGTTAGTGTTGAAGCAGCATCGACATTCAAAAGCTTCAAAGCTTCCAGTATTGCTTATTTTCTGCCTCTGTCATACATGTTGTAAAAATCCCCGCTATGCTTTCATTAGAATACCCTCCACAGCCAAAAGACATCATGCGGCAAATTTCCGAGTATCAGAAGACGATTGGAAGACTTCAATGATAGCAGGTGATGACCGCCAGTACAGACGAACATATTGGCCGTGACGATAATATCATACAGCTGTTTAGTGAGATACTCACTAGATTCCATATTAGAGATGATGATTTCGGTGGGCGCCCAATCGTTCAGGCTGCTGGATCCGGACTTTTTGTCAACCTTATAAAAACCATGCAGTCATCCGTCTAATTCCCAGCATAAAAAAGTACTATTTGTTTTCGGCATCCAATCACTCACGTAATGCTGCTGCCTTAATGCGTTGTTTACTACTTCCTTTTCAGGAGCAGTACAAGTAACAGGGTCCCATTTATCATTAATAGAAAGTGCCGTTGTAAATTTATTGCCAAACATTTTTTAACTGCACGATTAAACAGTCAGCTGCAGAGAGAAAGCACACAAGGACAGCCGCACTTTCTTGCAGGCTTGTTAGTGTTCTTTCATTATTTGGCTATGTCTATCATGGCTTGTGTCTGTTGTTATGCCTATGTAAAAGTTTATTGCCAGCATACAATTCAGTCTTGAGTATTGCCCATTACTTGCATTTTGCAATTTCTTCACATTTTCATGTGTTCGTTGCGTGTGCCATGTTCGAAAGCCAGAATTCGAAAGCTACGAAGAAGAGAGGAGGCGAGCGCAGGCAACAAAGAATGCTGGGTGCGCTTTATTACGAGGTCGGTTCTCCTGGCCATAATCGTACGAAGCCAAGTGATCGTGCGTTGTCTGGCGGCTCCGCATGGCCTTGGATGATAGACGGAACAAAGGGGAAACTTTCCGTTTTCTTTGTCAAATTCTTGTTTGGCAGAGGAAACAAAAACTAATTAGACAGCAAATTAGACCGCAAGAACAGACCCGCATGCACCCACACATGCAATCATTCCCTAAAAGGGCTCTGGAGACAGGCGTCCATGATTTGGCTAAGCCATATCGAACGAGCTTAACAACATTACCTGCACGATGAAAGCTCACCTCCAAGTTTCACAAAAAACAGTAAAATGAACTTGGACCATCTGAAGACTCAAACATTGACTGAAAACGATACAGCGTACCGCTAGAACTGCGCAGCACGACAACTATACTCGAGACAAGTGAGTATCGAAGGAAAGCAATACATTTACGTTTTCAACACTTATAGAACAACCGCgcaatgtgcagtgtgtgtgtCCTATCTGCAGTAAGACTAGCACGcagcttcgttttttttcttggcgTCTGCATGTCGCCTGCTGTGCCGGTGCCCTGCGGCCTTGTGAGAGCCGCTTCTCAAGCTGGCTCTTCACGATGACATTTCCACGGCGCGTGGAGCGCTCTATATGCTCTGGAAAAGGAGGGGCACTATTGTGGAGAGCGTAAGCAGCACGGCGTGAGCTGAGGGCGAGCGCCGGATCTTGTGTTTATTTCACTCTGTGGCACTGGCGCAGGGAAAGATACGTGCACACGTGCCAGCTctcagtacacacacacacatcacctTGGCGATATCTTGGACTGATGGGACATTGTCATGGCATCATCAATCATTCTCCCCCTTTGCGTGGAGCAGCCTTTGCGTGGAGGTTCTCCTGACAGCTTTCGTAGCGCATTCTTCTCGCGCGTGGACTGGAGTAATTTTGGCTAGCTTTTCAGGTAGCTTTAGTTGATCTTAGCACTGGTTAGTGATTTTCGTCGTTCTTTCTGGCAGCCCATAAAATCTCTTTTTTCATCGCGCGGCACGGACACTAGAGGTGATTAAGTGCGGTGGTCAATCTTTTTCGGGCATGACGCCGACAGGCGCAACCATGAAACCATGAAGAGCGCCAAACAATGGCTTATGTATTGTGCAgccgtttttatttatttatatattttaccGTCATGGCTAGCACATTATAGAGGAGGAGGAAAATTTTACGGACCAGAACCAGAAATATTGATGCAATAATAAAAAGTACAAACAATTGACAAATTTATACAAGAATGTACACCTGCAATGAAACGGCCAAACAAAAACGCAGCAGTATATATTGAGGATATAAAAGCAAAGGAAACCCTTATATGCAAGACAGCGATGAGCTTGATCGGTGGCCGTCGAATGAATTCCCACTGCTCGATTGGTGCCGCTGCTTACATACGCGTCACTGTATTAGGTTCCACGAATATCGCCCATTAGAGATTGTACAGCGTCACTGTTGAAATGACTACAGCATTCATAAATACTGAGGGGGGAACGTGCGCGATAGAAAGTACATCCATTGAAAACGATCTAATGTAGAAAAGCATGCCAGCTTCTTGTGCGTGTTACACTCTTGCACCCGAACCAAGTCCACGATTTCTTGCCGTGCACTGTTTAACAATTGTCGTTGCTGTGGCGTAATAACTGTCAGCCGATATGCgtggcaataaaaaaagaatagtaGAGAGTTTCAAGATTCCTGAACTGTCACTTCCCTAATACGATGCATTCTTTAGCCAGAAGCAACGTATGATTTCTTTTTTCGAGTGATAAAATCAAAGATGAAGAAGAGGTTGCGAAATTTTTATAACAAGTATGTGGGCTTTAACCATTTCCACTATCAGCTTCAACTTTATTCATTCTTCTAGCATACACTAGAGACGTcctcctgggctaaaagctgccatAAGCAGCTTCACTGGATCCAAAATTACTGTCGTGGCAGATCAGTGCATGCCTACTTTAGTAAGTTTAATGGTAAGGTTCGAGTGTGGTATGAGAAATTCTCGCGGGATAACAAACATATATAGAACGAGATCAGGCCACAGTAATTTTGGTTAGCTTTTCAGATAGGTTTAGTTGAGCTGAGTACTAGGTAGTGACTTTCGTCATTCTTTCTGGCAGCCCATAAAGTCTCTTTATGACACAGCCACTAGAGGTGAATAAGTGCAGTAGTCGATCACTTTCGGGCATGAAGCCGACAGACGCGTCGATCATGTCGCAACCATGAAACCACGAAGAGTGCcaaaaaatggtgtgtgtattgtaCAGCCctttttatctatttattttatcTTCAGACTTAGCACTTTATAGAGGGGGAGGGGCATTTTATGGACAAAAATCACAAATATTGATGCAATAATAAGTATAAACAACCAACAAATTTACACTAAAATGTAAGCTCCAATGAAACTGCACAGAATGCATCTTTTGTTCGCACGATTACCGGCGGCACGAATGAATAGCTAATGACCCGTGCTAGATTCTTGGGATCTCTTTACCGTAGGTCGTACGAGCACAGTTCGGAGTGCTTTCATGCCACAAGCTTTCCTCGAAAAGCGCTGGGTGCGGTCCAAAGCATCGAACGGCGTCTTTCCTCGTGCGAGCAGCGTCGCCTCCACGATAGGAGCCAGGCACTTCCGCATGCGCCGCAATCGCGCGTGTCCGTGCAGCTGCCCACTCTGACGCCACTGACGATCGCTGCGCATGAAGGCGGGCAACTACTCGGTGATGCGAGCTGCGCTGCAGCTTCGTTCGCAACTCCTAAGCCAGCTGTACTGATCCGACAGTGGAGCTCAACCATTATTCTCAGCTGAACCCATGTGTTATTTTACCGCCATAACGGAACTGAACCCCCAGGGGAATTTATCGAAGAAACCGTTCCGAACAGGTACAACAAGCACTTCAAAAGAAAGCCCTCTGGGACATCAGCGTGGAACCATTGGACAAACAACTCAAAACCTCTCTCGCACTCAGAAAGCGAACCCACGCTGCAAGCAAGATTAAAATATATTACAGTAACCTCGGCCCAGTTCTGACAGACCTTGTGTTATTAATTTTTGTAAAACCAGGGCTCTTCTTTGTGCTATGAGACATGCTGGTGCTTAACACGGCTGCTTGCACGACTTGCTGCAGCGAAGGGAGACGAGTAACTTACCTTCAACTTCCTCTTTGTCTTATTTCAGTAAGGCACAAGAAAATATATCTCCAAGATTTGATTATTTGTCCTTAGCCAATGACATTTTCACACTACCTCTGTCAGGTAAATTTCGTTGAATACTTTATTCAGCCAAGAGCAACAACGATGTCTTATGCAAAGTGTCCGTTGAGCCTTTTGGTGAGGGAAACAAATGGATGTCTCCAAACGCTTGATATATTTCGGAATTTTTATAAGAAAACCCTTGCAATGAAGCGTCACACCAAACTTCATGGAGGTCCGTTTACATCTGTGATGGCAAATTTAGTATTTTAGTGCTAGGTATTTTTTATCAGCCTGATGTTTGCTCCGCTCAAGGGTGCATGATATATAATTAGCCAAGTAGCGGGGTGTCGCCTTCTGTGACGCTTGTAGTGCTAATAAATAACATAGCTATAGATAAGTAACAGGCTGCCGAAATAAAATATAACGAAAAAACTGTTCAAGATTTAACCGAAACTGAACCGGAACCTTACGATTTCTTTCACTCGAGAGCGATACGGAAAGGAGAAAATTAGCGGTTTTCGGTTCAGATTGCCCAACTTTCTAGAGCCTTTCATCCAAGCATTGCCTGCGATTGCGGTTAGaccattaattaattaaataatgaggttttacgtgccaaaaccacttcctcattatgaggcaagccgtaatGAGGGACATCGGAAATTTCGTctacctggggttcgttaacgtgcccctaaatctaagtacacgggtgttttagcatttcgtccccatcgaaatgcggctgccatggccgggatacgattccgtgacctcgtgcatagcagcccaacaccacagccactaagcaaccacggcgggtggataGTAAGTCAGAAAACATGTTTGTCATagggaaactgaaaaaaaaatatgcctcaTGGAGGACAACTATTCATGCGTGGTCGAAAtagaacgatcccacaaccttcgcatttcgcatgcaaTGCTTTACATATTGAGCTATCGCAGCGCCGTTTCCCCGTCTACTTTCataggtatttatgtttccttgtagaaccctgggagtgttagccagtgccaccactcacagaccttgacggcggaAATGGAACATC encodes:
- the LOC135920828 gene encoding uncharacterized protein, coding for MPHPGDPAIFSGVDDTGVEEGMKGSRCRCTQPATVRVLNEFHSRRLPVYRWLQGSPKPVSVTLATRDPESRLCVFRCSSRCRCTQPATVRVLNEFHSPRLPVYRWLPGSPKPVNVTSATRGPESRLFVFRCSSRCRCTQPATVRVLNEFHSPRLPVYRWLQGSPKPVNLLGCLAVPVEWCAAPFGCNISSCPAGLRSQGRHVQCTD